In Brachypodium distachyon strain Bd21 chromosome 2, Brachypodium_distachyon_v3.0, whole genome shotgun sequence, one genomic interval encodes:
- the LOC104583353 gene encoding probable CCR4-associated factor 1 homolog 11 — translation MDSCFEQGPSLRNLRFKSMEQQQQQRVVFVRKVGAGNLAEELKTIRYHLAMYPCIAIDTDHPGNICSFPSPEVREEDLPATARYDVARTNIGALHVLQLGITLFDSRGNLPVLPTSPSGRGASSLPTVWQVSFSDFDLRRDLCSAPSVEYLRSQGLDFDELRARGVSARAFGAALAEYGIICGPKYRTELKWVAFGGIYDYGFLLKMLTGGKPLPDTREKFMAALAERVGVRVYDAKYVAACAGVSGGLMKVAKVLAAGAGVPRTIVAPQSERRQAGEKSLLACQVFVAIEQRFFGPSHIEVPGARIDGVHDRRTVLVHEL, via the coding sequence ATGGATTCCTGCTTTGAGCAAGGGCCGTCATTGCGCAACCTTCGGTTCAAATccatggagcagcagcagcagcagcgcgttGTGTTTGTCCGGAAGGTTGGGGCGGGCAACCTGGCCGAGGAGCTGAAGACGATCCGCTACCACCTCGCGATGTACCCTtgcatcgccatcgacaccgACCACCCGGGCAACATCTGCAGCTTCCCATCGCCGGAGGTCCGCGAGGAGGACctgccggcgacggcgcgctaCGACGTCGCCAGGACCAACATCGGCGCCCTCCACGTCCTGCAGCTCGGGATCACGCTTTTCGACTCCCGGGGCAATCTCCCCGTCCTGCCCACTAGCCCCAGCGGGCGCGGGGCCTCCTCCTTGCCCACCGTCTGGCAAGTCAGCTTCTCTGACTTCGACCTCCGCCGCGACCTCTGTTCAGCGCCGTCAGTGGAGTACCTCAGGTCCCAAGGCCTCGACTTCGACGAGCTGCGCGCCCGCGGCGTCAGCGCGAGGGCCTTCGGGGCGGCGCTCGCCGAGTACGGCATCATCTGCGGCCCCAAGTACCGGACCGAGCTCAAGTGGGTCGCCTTCGGCGGGATCTACGACTACGGGTTCCTCCTCAAGATGCTCACCGGCGGGAAGCCCTTGCCGGACACCAGGGAGAAGTTCATGGCCGCGCTCGCGGAGCGTGTCGGCGTCAGGGTTTACGACGCCAAGTACGTCGCTGCATGTGCTGGCGTCAGCGGAGGGCTCATGAAGGTGGCCAAggtgctcgccgccggcgctggagTGCCCAGGACGATTGTGGCGCCGCAGTCGGAGCGGCGGCAGGCCGGGGAGAAGAGCTTGCTGGCGTGCCAGGTGTTCGTGGCGATCGAGCAGCGCTTCTTCGGGCCGTCTCACATCGAGGTGCCTGGGGCACGCATCGACGGCGTACATGATCGACGGACTGTGTTAGTTCACGAGCTCTGA
- the LOC100835703 gene encoding uncharacterized protein LOC100835703 isoform X1, producing the protein MEAAAAVAWRGGALARARRPGARTRLHGVGAGAGPGTRRRFPVAVSSLGERPSAPSRNAAVMVALEIALVDEGVASTAVLPPPPDVSSPDPVKTVQVKFVLQKQCAFGQQFIVVGDDPALGLWDPTKATVLDWSEGHVWTAKKDLPASKSIEFKFLLRDPSGQVCWQHGCNRTLQITETSNVLVVHEDWDDAECQKLSEEVDVSIGADVIFAGSDDPLLDENQEHSNGVMTVVSTDSEKTSAVVIDASLLPRERMWVNGANQSQSTLDQKVPEVLRRRANMVAQNGNPAAAAGDHDGRIILYEEGAPAGNRLAGMFENDIVWIRKALQRLLRSVGLRIGTRKT; encoded by the exons ATGGAAGCGGCAGCGGCCGTGGCGTGGCGAGGCGGGGCGCTCGCGCGGGCACGACGGCCAGGCGCCAGGACGCGGCTCCACGGCGTAGGCGCGGGAGCGGGACCCGGCACTCGGCGGCGGTTCCCCGTCGCCGTGTCGTCGCTCGGGGAGCGCCCCTCAGCGCCCTCGCGCAACGCCGCCGTGATGGTCGCACTGGAG ATCGCGCTGGTTGACGAGGGCGTCGCTTCTACCGCggtcctgccgccgccccctgACG TATCCTCGCCAGATCCTGTGAAGACGGTGCAGGTAAAGTTCGTGCTGCAGAAGCAGTGCGCGTTCGGCCAGCAGttcatcgtcgtcggcgatGACCCGGCGCTCGGGCTCTGGGATCCGACCAAGGCAACCGTTTTAGATTGGTCGGAAGGCCATGTCTGGACGGCGAAGAAG GATTTGCCAGCGAGCAAGTCGATCGAGTTCAAGTTCTTGCTGCGAGATCCCTCGGGGCAGGTCTGTTGGCAGCACGGGTGCAACAGAACTCTGCAGATAACCGAGACCTCCAACGTGTTGGTCGTCCACGAAGACTGGGATGACGCCGAGTGCCAGAAATTATCGGAGGAGGTAGATGTGTCGATTGGAGCGGATGTTATCTTTGCAGGAAGTGATGACCCATTGTTGGATGAGAATCAAGAGCACAGCAACGGCGTGATGACAGTTGTGAGTACCGATAGCGAGAAGACATCAGCTGTGGTTATAGATGCTTCTCTTCTGCCCAGGGAAAGGATGTGGGTGAACGGAGCCAACCAGTCGCAG TCAACCTTGGACCAGAAGGTTCCGGAAGTGCTTCGCAGAAGAGCAAACATGGTAGCACAAAATGGCaatcctgctgctgctgctggtgatcATGATGGCCGTATTATCTTGTACGAGGAAGGTGCACCAGCAGGGAATAGGTTGGCCGGCATGTTTGAAAATGACATAGTTTGGATCAGGAAAGCCCTGCAGCGGTTGCTCCGGAGCGTTGGTTTACGGATTGGcacaagaaaaacatga
- the LOC100835703 gene encoding uncharacterized protein LOC100835703 isoform X2 has translation MEAAAAVAWRGGALARARRPGARTRLHGVGAGAGPGTRRRFPVAVSSLGERPSAPSRNAAVMVALEIALVDEGVASTAVLPPPPDDPVKTVQVKFVLQKQCAFGQQFIVVGDDPALGLWDPTKATVLDWSEGHVWTAKKDLPASKSIEFKFLLRDPSGQVCWQHGCNRTLQITETSNVLVVHEDWDDAECQKLSEEVDVSIGADVIFAGSDDPLLDENQEHSNGVMTVVSTDSEKTSAVVIDASLLPRERMWVNGANQSQSTLDQKVPEVLRRRANMVAQNGNPAAAAGDHDGRIILYEEGAPAGNRLAGMFENDIVWIRKALQRLLRSVGLRIGTRKT, from the exons ATGGAAGCGGCAGCGGCCGTGGCGTGGCGAGGCGGGGCGCTCGCGCGGGCACGACGGCCAGGCGCCAGGACGCGGCTCCACGGCGTAGGCGCGGGAGCGGGACCCGGCACTCGGCGGCGGTTCCCCGTCGCCGTGTCGTCGCTCGGGGAGCGCCCCTCAGCGCCCTCGCGCAACGCCGCCGTGATGGTCGCACTGGAG ATCGCGCTGGTTGACGAGGGCGTCGCTTCTACCGCggtcctgccgccgccccctgACG ATCCTGTGAAGACGGTGCAGGTAAAGTTCGTGCTGCAGAAGCAGTGCGCGTTCGGCCAGCAGttcatcgtcgtcggcgatGACCCGGCGCTCGGGCTCTGGGATCCGACCAAGGCAACCGTTTTAGATTGGTCGGAAGGCCATGTCTGGACGGCGAAGAAG GATTTGCCAGCGAGCAAGTCGATCGAGTTCAAGTTCTTGCTGCGAGATCCCTCGGGGCAGGTCTGTTGGCAGCACGGGTGCAACAGAACTCTGCAGATAACCGAGACCTCCAACGTGTTGGTCGTCCACGAAGACTGGGATGACGCCGAGTGCCAGAAATTATCGGAGGAGGTAGATGTGTCGATTGGAGCGGATGTTATCTTTGCAGGAAGTGATGACCCATTGTTGGATGAGAATCAAGAGCACAGCAACGGCGTGATGACAGTTGTGAGTACCGATAGCGAGAAGACATCAGCTGTGGTTATAGATGCTTCTCTTCTGCCCAGGGAAAGGATGTGGGTGAACGGAGCCAACCAGTCGCAG TCAACCTTGGACCAGAAGGTTCCGGAAGTGCTTCGCAGAAGAGCAAACATGGTAGCACAAAATGGCaatcctgctgctgctgctggtgatcATGATGGCCGTATTATCTTGTACGAGGAAGGTGCACCAGCAGGGAATAGGTTGGCCGGCATGTTTGAAAATGACATAGTTTGGATCAGGAAAGCCCTGCAGCGGTTGCTCCGGAGCGTTGGTTTACGGATTGGcacaagaaaaacatga